One Bdellovibrionota bacterium genomic window, CTCGATCTGCAGGACATGGTGCGGACCCAGGACGCCTACATCCTTTATTATCTCGCCGGCTTTTTTCTGCTTCAGGTGATCAGCCTCGTTGTCCTGGGAATTCTGATCACGCACCGCATCGCCGGGCCGGTTTATCGCGTCCAACGGTATTTGGAGGAAATGGCGAAATCCGGTGATATCAAACCGATGGACAGCATTCGTTCCAAGGATGAATTCCACGAATTCTTTGAGTCCATTTCGGGCGTCATCAACATACTCAAAGCCAGAACGGACGTGCAGCGAAGCAAGCTTCATGAACTTCAACGGGCGATTTCGGAAGCCAAAAACGATCCCACCAAAATGGATCGTTGTCTTGAACTCAGCCGTTCGCTATTAAGCTGATGATTATTTTTTTGTGGCTTCCTGGCCGGCGAACTCGAACTTTTCGTCCTTCGGCGGCGTGAACGAAAACGTATATTGCATCTTCACATAGCGAACCGGGATTTGGGGGAACGGGATTTTCTGAACTTCGTCGACGATGCAATTTTGGATCGCGATGTCCTGGAGAGTGGCATTCTTGACCGACGCGTTCGAAACGCGGCCGCTGTTTAACACACGGAACTCGACCGTGACATTTCCGCGCAACTTCCGGTTTTTTCGAACGGCGTCGATATAACAACGATTGATCCTCGGCGTTTCTTCCCGAACCGCCTGTCGAAGCCGGCCGAGATCCGCAGGCTCGAAAATATAGGACGTCAACATCGTGGCGTCGAGGCGGAAGGTCCGCAATAATTGCTCATGTTCGATCAAGTGGACCGATCGATCCTCTCGGATCTCCGCCTGACTGGCGCGGAGGGTTGCGACGGCGACATCGACGGCCCGCGGGTTCACATTCTTTCGAAGATAATTTTTGTACGTTTCAGGCGTGACGACACCGGTCTGCATCCCGTAAAGGTCGACTTTGAGATTCACCCGATGCCAGTTGCCCTGGGGAATTCGCCCCGACTGCTGCAGTCCGATCAACGTCAGGCACTGCCGGCCGGCCTGCAAAACAGACGCATCGGGGTCTTTCGTGGCGGCGCGCTGGCAATCTATTTTCCCCTGAACAGAGCCGATTCGCCCGATGGCTTGCGCGGCCCGACTTCGAACATGCGCCGATCCGTCCTTCAACACCTGTCGCAGCGCGGGAAGGGCGCTGGCGTCACCCGTGACGCCGACCAGCCAAGCGGCCATGGCTCGGTCCCCGCGCTCGGGCGCACTCAGCATGTAATCGATCCAAGAAGAAAGGTGGATGGCCGGACGCAAATTCCAAAGCACGCGCTCCACAGCGAGCATTTCGCCCTGGGAAAGCAATTCCTCGTGCGCGAGTTCAAGAACCGGAGCGATGACACGATGGTCGGGGATTTGTCCGACGGCGTAGATCGTGGCTAAACGAACGGCGGGATGGTCTTCCCGCCGTAAAGCTCGGATCATCCAGTCGGCGACCGTACCGTCCGCGACTTTCCCGAGCGCATTAGCCGCCGCCATGCGGACCTTATAATCCGAGCCGTGCTCGAGTTCCCTCATGAGGTACTCGATTTTGGCGCTTCCCTCGAGCGAATGGCCCAATTGCGTGGCTGCGATCAAGATCGCGAGCGTAACGCCGAGAAGCGGAGGTAACGCCGGGAAACGAGAAAACATCGTTAAGGAGAATTCCTATTATGATATCGCGTTCGATTCCCTTCGGTCAATCGGGAACATAGAAAATACCAAGTAATTTTAAGCGGTTGTGGTGTCGTGCTCCTCATTTCCCTCTTCAATGTCCTGGCGATAAATGGTTTCCAACGCGTCGCATAGTTCCCTATACCTCGGCTCCTCACTTTTCAACCAAACTTCACGGACCGGCTCGTTTTCCGGGCGGATATCGAGGCCGCCGGATTCCTTGGAACGGATCACGTCCACCACGTACGGCGTGTGCTCCTCATCTTCGACGTACTGAAGCGTGATTCGATATCGGGCGCGAATCAGTTCTTGCGATCGGCTGTATCGAATCTTTTGCGTGCCGTTCTCATCCAGCAAGAAGCCGACCTGCATTCGGATCGTTTTGCCGCCGCGAAAAGGCACTTCGCGCAGACGATCCTTTTGAAGCGAAAACGGCAAGCGCTCACTAGTCGATGTCGGAATATCCGGTGAGCGTGATCGTCAGACCGATGATCAGTGTGCGCAGATTCGGTCCCGGGAGATAAGCGCTTTCCACCCGGAAAAAAGGACCCAAGTATGGTTTGAATAAAGCGTTCGGGAACCCGACCGTAAAATCAATTCCGGTACTCCAGCCGAAATGATTGCCGCCGAGAGCTCGAATATAAAGCGCATTGGCGTCGATCTGGCCGCGCAACATTTTCCAATTCAGGTACCGAACCACCGGGCCTCCGCCGACACTGTGTACGTCTTCGTCGTTCAAACGAATAAACGTGTAGGGAACATGGAGCCCCACCTCTTTTAGAATGAAGTAACTGACGTGCGCGCCGATCGCGAACGCCGAGCTGTCAAATCCCGCCGGGCGATCGGTAACATCGGCATAACCCGGACGGACGGCGAGAGAGACCTCCTTGAATTCAGAATACCAGCGCCCTCTCTCGGAGAGCATTTTTGGGCCTTCCTGTTCCGGTCGAAGTTTTTTCTCGGGCGGTCCTTCGATCGGCGGCGTGGCCGATTCCGTCGCTGCAGCGGCGCCGTCTGCGCCCGCGGCCCCTGCGGGGGTTTCCGGTTCGGGTTCGGACTCTTTGGTTTCCGTCTTCGGTTCCGGCGCCGCTTCTTCCTCCTCCGGCAGAGTTTCCTCTTCCACGTCATCCTCGGGTTCGGAATCGACTTCGACGTCGGTGTTTTCCTCCGTGAGCGTTGGTTTCGGTGCCGGAGTCGCCTTCTTTTGCTCCGCCGCAAAACTGAA contains:
- a CDS encoding HEAT repeat domain-containing protein, with the protein product MFSRFPALPPLLGVTLAILIAATQLGHSLEGSAKIEYLMRELEHGSDYKVRMAAANALGKVADGTVADWMIRALRREDHPAVRLATIYAVGQIPDHRVIAPVLELAHEELLSQGEMLAVERVLWNLRPAIHLSSWIDYMLSAPERGDRAMAAWLVGVTGDASALPALRQVLKDGSAHVRSRAAQAIGRIGSVQGKIDCQRAATKDPDASVLQAGRQCLTLIGLQQSGRIPQGNWHRVNLKVDLYGMQTGVVTPETYKNYLRKNVNPRAVDVAVATLRASQAEIREDRSVHLIEHEQLLRTFRLDATMLTSYIFEPADLGRLRQAVREETPRINRCYIDAVRKNRKLRGNVTVEFRVLNSGRVSNASVKNATLQDIAIQNCIVDEVQKIPFPQIPVRYVKMQYTFSFTPPKDEKFEFAGQEATKK